From the genome of Alphaproteobacteria bacterium, one region includes:
- a CDS encoding AIPR family protein, whose amino-acid sequence MAEIYIRHGSRLLEGNVRTFLGRRGNVNRGIQKTLAEEPGRFFAYNNGIAATASAMEVGEDGPGGALITSLTDLQIVNGARTTASLATALRDRKLPAGRVFVPVKLSVVAPTVGEQLIPLISRYANSQNAVRASDFFANHAFHRRIEEISRRILAPATDGSQVQTHWYYERARGQYLNDQAALTAAQKSHFQRIHPKSQVITKTDLAKVETCFAGEPDTSCRGAEKAFILFAKAVTDDWKAERKRAEYTDDWFRDAVARAIIFRASEKIVSAAHWYEGGYRAQVVAYICARLARLAAEQTNGGRLDYRRIWGAQGLDEVFHRQLDAIGEAMMQVLRSPPREGQNITEWAKQQACREVAMKTAVPIAAGFNAWLVGKDVDRSERRERQAKGVVDDDLRAMQTVLAIPSREWIRLREELRRRRLVLGPDDAALHAACGEAGRPPNEVQAKRLLDLLDRAEEAGLRAPAQTIAQNA is encoded by the coding sequence TTGGCAGAAATCTATATCCGCCACGGCAGCCGGCTGCTTGAGGGCAATGTCCGCACGTTTCTGGGCCGCCGGGGCAATGTCAACCGTGGCATCCAGAAGACGCTGGCCGAGGAGCCCGGACGGTTTTTCGCCTACAACAATGGCATAGCGGCCACCGCATCGGCGATGGAGGTTGGCGAGGACGGGCCGGGTGGCGCGCTGATCACCAGCCTGACAGACCTGCAGATCGTAAACGGCGCCCGGACCACGGCCTCGCTGGCGACGGCACTCCGGGACCGAAAACTCCCTGCCGGCAGGGTGTTTGTGCCCGTCAAACTGTCGGTGGTCGCACCCACTGTCGGAGAGCAGCTGATCCCCCTGATCTCACGCTACGCGAACAGCCAGAATGCGGTGCGCGCCAGCGATTTCTTTGCCAACCACGCCTTCCACCGACGGATCGAAGAGATCTCGCGGCGGATCCTGGCGCCCGCGACCGACGGATCGCAGGTCCAGACCCACTGGTATTACGAGCGGGCGCGAGGCCAGTATCTGAATGACCAAGCCGCGCTGACGGCAGCCCAGAAGTCGCATTTCCAGCGCATCCATCCAAAGTCCCAGGTTATAACCAAGACCGACCTTGCCAAAGTCGAGACGTGCTTCGCCGGCGAACCCGACACCTCGTGCCGCGGCGCCGAAAAGGCCTTCATACTGTTCGCAAAGGCCGTGACCGACGATTGGAAGGCAGAGCGGAAAAGAGCTGAATACACCGATGACTGGTTCCGGGACGCCGTGGCCAGGGCCATAATTTTCCGGGCCTCCGAAAAGATAGTATCCGCGGCACATTGGTACGAGGGCGGCTATCGGGCCCAGGTCGTTGCCTATATCTGTGCCCGCCTCGCGCGCCTCGCGGCTGAGCAGACAAACGGAGGCCGACTGGACTACCGCCGCATCTGGGGCGCTCAAGGCCTTGACGAAGTCTTCCACCGACAGTTGGACGCCATTGGCGAGGCAATGATGCAGGTGCTGCGCTCGCCACCACGGGAGGGCCAGAACATCACCGAGTGGGCAAAACAGCAGGCGTGTCGCGAGGTCGCGATGAAAACGGCCGTGCCAATCGCGGCTGGCTTCAATGCTTGGCTGGTCGGAAAAGATGTCGACCGGAGCGAGCGCCGCGAACGGCAGGCGAAAGGCGTGGTCGATGATGATCTGCGGGCCATGCAAACCGTGCTGGCAATCCCAAGCCGCGAGTGGATTCGTTTGCGGGAGGAATTGCGCCGCCGCCGATTGGTGCTAGGGCCTGACGACGCCGCACTTCACGCCGCCTGTGGCGAAGCTGGCCGTCCGCCAAACGAAGTTCAGGCAAAGCGCCTTCTGGACTTGTTGGACAGGGCAGAGGAAGCGGGCCTCCGCGCGCCGGCTCAAACCATTGCGCAAAATGCATGA
- a CDS encoding calcium/sodium antiporter: MVTLSLVAGLTLLFVGGEALVRGAVGTARALDISPLLIGLTVVAMATSAPEMVVSLGAALEGKASIAIGNVIGSNIANILLILGVAAVITPLPCARALVFRDGTMMALSAAALAALAFSGIIARWQGGLMLVVLAGFVFLTFRMERRGRNGGAEIHESEAEEVPSPPGGVAGAMVMLALGLGALLIGAELLIYGATETARSLGVSEAVIGLSLVALGTSLPELASVVVAAWRGHADVALGNVIGSNIFNVLAILGFTSSAVPIPVDPQFTEVDIWVMLGSSILLLPLMLTGGRLNRIEGGLFLGGYAAYIGWLYTCT; this comes from the coding sequence ATGGTCACATTAAGTCTGGTCGCCGGTTTGACTCTGCTCTTTGTCGGCGGCGAAGCCCTGGTACGGGGTGCGGTCGGAACGGCGCGCGCACTCGATATTTCGCCGCTCCTCATCGGCCTCACCGTGGTCGCCATGGCGACCTCGGCGCCGGAAATGGTCGTGTCCCTGGGCGCCGCGCTGGAAGGCAAGGCATCTATCGCAATCGGCAATGTCATCGGCAGCAATATCGCCAACATCCTGCTGATCCTCGGCGTGGCCGCGGTGATCACCCCCCTGCCCTGCGCCCGCGCGCTGGTGTTCCGCGACGGGACCATGATGGCCCTGAGCGCGGCAGCCCTGGCGGCCCTGGCGTTCAGCGGCATCATAGCGCGCTGGCAGGGTGGCCTGATGCTGGTGGTTCTGGCTGGCTTCGTCTTTCTGACATTCCGGATGGAGCGGCGCGGGCGCAACGGAGGGGCGGAAATCCACGAGAGCGAGGCCGAAGAGGTCCCCTCGCCGCCCGGCGGCGTGGCGGGCGCCATGGTCATGCTGGCGCTTGGCCTCGGGGCGTTGCTGATTGGCGCGGAATTGCTGATCTACGGCGCCACGGAGACCGCCCGAAGCCTGGGCGTGTCGGAGGCGGTGATCGGTCTCAGCCTGGTGGCGCTCGGCACGTCGCTGCCGGAACTGGCCAGCGTCGTCGTGGCCGCCTGGCGCGGCCATGCCGACGTCGCCCTCGGCAATGTCATCGGCAGCAATATTTTCAATGTGCTGGCGATCCTGGGATTCACGTCCTCCGCGGTTCCCATCCCGGTCGACCCGCAATTCACGGAGGTCGATATCTGGGTCATGCTCGGATCGTCGATCCTGCTCTTGCCGCTGATGCTGACCGGCGGTCGCCTCAACCGGATCGAAGGCGGCCTGTTTCTGGGCGGCTATGCCGCCTATATCGGCTGGCTCTACACCTGCACCTGA